In Terriglobales bacterium, the genomic stretch TCCCCCTGGGCGAGATCCTGCAAAGGGCGGGCGAGCGCGGCCTGCTGATGCCGGAGATACGCACCGCGGTCCGCACCGGCGACACGCTGGCGCACGAGCGCCGCGCCATGTTGCGGCGTCCGCCGCACATCCTGGTGACCACGCCGGAGTCGCTCTACATCCTGCTGACGGCCGAGGGAAGCCGCGCCGTGCTGAAGGACGTAGAGACGGTGATCGTGGACGAGATCCACGCCGTAGCCGACGACAAGCGCGGCGCTCATCTCTCGCTCTCGCTCGAGCGGCTGGAGGCGCTCACGAAACGCCGCCCGGTACGCATCGGGCTTTCCGCCACGCAGAAGCCGATTGAGCTAGTTGCGCAGTTCCTGGCCGGCAGCGAGCGTCCCCTGCCCGCCATCGTCAACATCGGCCATCGCCGCGCCATGGACCTGGGCGTCGAGGTGCCCGGCATGCCGCTCGGTCCGGTGGCTTCGAACGAGATGTGGGACGAGCTATATGACCGCATCGCGGAACTGGTCGGCGAGCATCGCTCCACGCTGCTGTTCGTCAACACGCGGCGCCTGGCGGAGCGTGTCTCTCACAATCTCGTCGAAAAGCTGGGCGAAGAAGCCGTGGCTGCGCACCATGGCAGCCTCTCCCGCAAGCTGCGCCTGGCGGCGGAGAAGCGGCTGAAGGAAGGCCAGGCCAAGGTCGTAGTCGCCACCGCTTCGCTCGAGCTCGGCATTGATATTGGAACTGTCGATCTCGTCTGCCAGATCGGCTCGCCGCGCGCGATTGCCGTTGCGCTGCAGCGTGCCGGGCGTTCCGGCCACTGGCGTGGCGCCGTGCCCAAGGCGCGCTTCTTTGTCACCACGCGCGATGAGCTGGTGGAATGCGCGGCCCTGGTGCGCTCCATTCGCCTGGGCGAACTCGATCGGCTGGAAGTGCCGGACGCGCCGCTGGACATCCTGGCCCAGCAGTTGGTGGCCGCATCTGCGGTCGAGGACTGGCGCGAGGACGACCTTTATGCCCTGGCTCGCCGTGCCTACCCCTATCGCGAGTTGGGGCGCGAGGAATTCGACGCGGTCCTCGAGATGCTCGGCGAAGGTGTGGCCTCGCGGCGCGGCCGCTACGGCGCCTACCTGCATCGCGATCGGGTACATGGTCGCGTGAAAGCCCGGCGCGGCGGCCGGCTGGCAGCCATTACCTCGGGCGGCGCCATCCCGGATAACGCCCTCTACAGCGTGATCGCCGAGCCCGAAGGCACGCCGGTGGGCACCGTGGACGAAGACTTCGCGGTCGAGAGCATGAAGGGCGACATCATGCTGCTGGGCAACACCAGTTGGCGCATTCGGCGCATCGAGTCCACCGGTCGCGTGCTGGTGGAAGACGCGCACGGCGCTCCGCCCAACATCCCTTTCTGGCGCGGCGAGGCGCCCGCACGCACGGCGGAGCTTTCGGCGCAGGTCGCCGAACTGCGTGAGCGAGTGAGCGAGATGGTCCCGGAGCGCGCGACGCAGGCGGTGGAATGGTTGAAGGGAGAGTGCGGCCTGGACGATGCCGGCGCGGAGCAGATCGTCGCCTACATCGTGGAGGGACGTGCCGTGCTGGGCGCCGTGCCTACGCAAACCACCATCATCGCCGAGCGTTTCTTCGACGAAGGCGGCGGGATGCAGCTCGTCATCCATGCGCCTTTCGGCGGGCGCATCAACAAGGCCTGGGGCCTGGCGCTGCGCAAGCGCTTCTGCCGCTCCTTCAACTTCGAGTTGCAGGCTGCCGCCACCGACGAAGGCCTGAACATCGCGCTGGCCGAGCAGCACAGCTTCCCGCTGGCCGACGTCTTCCAATATCTGCACGTGGAGACGGTCAAGGAAGTGTTGGAGCAGGCGGCCCTGGCTTCGCCCATCTTCGCGGCGCGCTGGCGCTGGGACGCCATGCGGTCGCTCGCGCTGTTGCGTTTCTCCGGCGGGCGCAAGGTGCCGCCGCAGATCCAGCGCATGCGCTCCGACGACCTGCTGGCCTCGGTATTCCCGGATGTGGCGGCCTGCCAGGAGAACATCACGGGCGACATTCGCATCCCCGACCACCCGCTGGTGCGCGAGGTGATGAAAGACGTGCTCACCGAAGCGCTCGACCTCGAAGGATTGCGCGCCGTGCTGCGCGGCATGGCCTCGGGCGCCATCCGCACCCTGGCGGTGGATACGGTGGCGCCTTCCGCGTTCTCCCATCAGATCCTGAACGCCAATCCTTACGCCTTCCTGGACGATGCACCACTCGAAGAGCGCCGCGCGCGCGCCGTCGAGATGCGGCGGGTGCTGCCGGATTCGGTGCTGGCGGAAGTGGGACGGCTCGATCCGGCGGCTATCGCGCAGGTGCGCGAGGATGCCTGGCCGGAAGTGCGCGACGCCGACGAACTGCACGACGCGCTCTACACCCTGCTGGCGCTGCCGGAAGAAACGCGGTCACCGGCCGGGCAACCGATAGTCGAAAGATGGGGTGGATACTTCGACACTTTGGTCGCCTGCGATCGAGCCGGGCGTGCTGTGGCCGCGGGCCGCGCCTACTGGGTGGCCACCGAGCGCGCCAGGACCTTTGCCATTCTTTTTCCTGAGGCTCGCTTCGAGCGTCCGCTACCCGAAATCGCAGGCGAAGCGTCTTCGCGCGATGACGCGCTGCTTGCGCTGGTAACCGGATGGATGCAGCACTCCGGCCCCACGACCTCGAGCGAGCTTGCTCTCGCGCTCGGCCTGGAGGAACGCGAGGTCGAACAGCAAATGCTACGCCTGGAAGCCGCTGGAACGATCCTCCGGGGCAGCTTTCGCAATCACCAAACCACCCCATCACCCAATCAGCCAATCCCGCACGAGTGGTGTGATCGCCGCTTGCTGGCGCGCATCCATCAGCTCACCCTCGGCACGCTGCGCAAACAGATCGAACCGGTAACCGCGGCACAGTTCCTGCGCTGGCTGCTGCGCTGGCAGCATCTGGCGGATGGCGCTCAGTTGCGCGGCGAGCGCGGCGTGCTCGAAGCCGTGCGCCAGTTGCAGGGCTTCGAGATCCCCGCCAACGCCTGGGAGCCGCAGGTGCTGGCGCGTCGTGTCGCGGGTTACGATCCCAAAGCCCTGGACCAGTTGTGCCTCACGGGCGCGGTGGGCTGGGGAAGACTTTCACCGCATCCTGCGACGCTGGAGGACTCCGCCGCGGGACGCCGCCGTGTGGTGCCCACCAGCGTCGCGCCCATCACCTTCTTCGTGCGCGAGGAAGCCGACTGGATGCTGCCCCGCCGCCCGGAGGAAGACCAAGGGACCGGCCTGAGCCACGGCGCGCAGGAACTGCTGGGCTACCTGCGACAGCGCGGAGCCTCCTTCTTCGCCGACCTGGTGCGCGGCACGGGGCGGTTGAAGGCGGAAGTGGAAACGGCGCTCTGGGAGCTGGTGGCGGCGGGCCTGGTGACGGCCGACGGCTTCGATAATCTCCGCGCCTTGATCGATCCCAAGCGTCGAAGCGGGCATGGCGCGGGACGCGTGGCGCGCCCCCGGCACAGCACCGGCCGCTGGTCGCTGCTCTACGCCGGGGAAAACGCCGATCGCGTGCGGGCCGTCGAGGCCACCTGCCGGATGCTGCTGCAGCGTTACGGCGTGGTATTCCGCGATTTGCTGGCTCGGGAGACGATCGTGCCCAAGTGGCGCGAGCTGCTCGATGCCTTCCGCCGCCTGGAAGCGCGCGGCGAAGTGCGCGGCGGCCGCTTCGTCTCCGGCTTCCTGGGCGAGCAGTTCGCTCTGCCCGTGGCGGTGGATTCGCTGCGCGCTACGCGCAAGCTGGAACCGAGCGGAGAAACCATCGTCGTCTCCGCCGCCGATCCGCTGAACCTGGTGGGCATCCTGGTGCCCGGCGAGCGCGTACCCGCCGTCTCCGGAAGATTCGTCACCTATTGCGATGGCGTGCCGGTGGAAGCCGAAGCTCGCGAGAGCGGCGCCCGCGCCGGCGATTGAAGAATCGGCACGCACCCCGCTTGACTCCGTTACTGTGCTTCGGTACGGTTGCCTGCCTTTCCAATCCAAAAAATGCAAGCGGCGAGGTCATGCAGGCGGGCACGATTCCGCTGCGCTCGCCGAAGGAGACCCAAGATGCGTCGAGTACTTCTGATCGTGTTGTTGGCCGCCGTCGCCAGCCTGGGGTTGGCGCAGCAGGCCGACAGTTCCGCCGCAGACGAAGTCATTGCCGTCACCAAGGCCCAGTGGAAAGCCGAAATGCGCAAGGACCTGGCCGGCGCCTGGAAGAACATCGCCGACGACTACACCGAGTTCAACGACGAATATCCCACCCGCCTGGACGGCAAAACGATCAACCACCGGCTGGCGGAAGCCAACCTGGGATCGCCCGGCCGCCTGATGGCTGCGGAGATGGCCAACGAGAAAGTGCAGATGTACGGCGACGTGGCCATCCTGACCTACAACTTCATCGGCGCGGCTGCCAATAAAGACGGCGTGGTCGAGCCCACGCGCGCCAAGTCCACCCGGGTCTACGTGAAGAAGGACGGGCAGTGGATGCTGGTGCACGCCAACTTCGCGGCGGCAAGATAACTCGCCCGAGAAAGCAAAAGGCACGGGCTTGGCCCGTGCCTTGCTTTCGAGCGCCTCTGCGCCGGTTCCACCGGAAAGCGCGGGCCGGCAACCGCGCGCCGCTTCAGCGCCGCAACTTGATTATTGGCAGACCCCCGCCGCCGGCCGATAGTAGGCAGCCCGGGCATCGTGCTGGTTCATGGTCTTGCCCGGGTCCAGCTTGCCGTACTCGGGCGTGTCCTGGCAGTAGTACTGGCCGGTGCGGGTATGCACCCACACCTTGGCCTTCGGATCCGCCTCCACCGCCAACTGCACCGTTTGATTGGCGGAGGGCGTGGGCATGAATACGCTGAACAACAGTCCGGCGGCCAGCACCATCAAAGCGGCGAAGAACAACAATCCCGCCTCGCTATGATGAGCCTGGGATACCGGCGGAGCTGGCGTAGCCTGGCGCCCCGAACTCTTGCTGCTGCGGGACATCCCCTTGACCATTCCGCCCAGCGGCGCATCACTGGGACTGACCGACTCCACCTGGTAGAGCTTGGACTCCTTGGGAACTTTCTTGCGCTGCTCGATGCGCGCGCCGATTCCTGCCTTGGCGCCCAGCGGCGCCTCAACGCGAACCACGCGGCCCTTGCACCAGAATGCGCTCTGGGTGTCCCCCGCGAGCTCCGTCGGGAGTGACAGCATGAACTCGATATTGGCGCCCTCGGGAATGCGCGAGTCCAGGAAGAGGAACACGCCGTTCTCGCTGATATCGCGCACCAGCGCCAGCACCGTGCCTCCGGTGGAGCCGAAGGACCAGCGCACCGTAACCTGCATGCGGAGGGCATAGCGCCGCAAACCGCGCTGCTCAGCGCGGCTGTCGAGCATGATGGCCTCGGCACGCCAGCGCTGCAGGTTGCCGGGCGCGATGCAGATTGTGCCTTGACTTGCCATTCTGCTTCAAAGCTCCTGGGTCGGAGTAACGCGCGCCAACCTCCGAATCCTCTGGCACTTTAGCGCTAGAACTATTGCAGGGAAAGATAACCGCGGTAATCCCGCGGCGTTACCATGGTAAGCCAGTTAAAGGCTTTTGGGACAATGAGTTAGCTGGTTACAAAAAGGCGGGAATCAGCTCCGGCAACAGCCGCGAAGAAGCTGGTGGACCTGGTCGGGATCGAACCGACGACCTCTTCCATGCCATGGAAGCGCGCTCCCAGCTGCGCCACAGGCCCACGCGGAAAGACTCGGCAGGAAGGTTACGGGAGTTCATTTTCGCCGAGCCGCAAGGGATAGTCAAACCCGCGTTCCTAAACTTGGGTGGGAGAAGCGCCGGGCATCGCCGGCGGGCTTGGTCCCATCCAAGCAGGCAGGGCAGGAACTTCCTGGCCGGGTTTGTAGTCTAATAGGGTTAGCAGGTCGCGGCCGGGTGAGGCGGCGGCCGAAGCGGTGCCGGAAGGCGCCGGCGGGCACAACGGATCCGCGCCGGCGGGAGCGGCAAAGTGGGCGACATTGCCAGCGCGTTAAGTGGTCGCGCGGAAGAGGTGGCCATCGTGGCCGGGCTGAAGTCCGGCTCCGAGGAGGCCTATGAGTGGCTGATTGCCCGCTTCCATCAGCCCATCTACAGCCTGGTCTACCGCATTGTGCACGACCCGGCGGACGCGGCCGACACCACCCAGGAGGTCTTCCTGAAGGTGTTCCGCGGCATTCACTCCTTCCAGGGCAACGCCAGCCTGAAGACGTGGATATACCGCATCGCCATCCGGGAAGCGTCGAACCAGCGGCGCTGGTGGTACCGGCACAAGGGGCGCGAGACGTCCATCGAGCCCGCCGAGGAGACGGGCGACTCCGGTTTCTGCGCCTGCCTGCGGGAGACGCTGGTAGACGGATCGGACTCGCCGCTGGAGTCGGCCATGCATGGGGAAGTGCGGGAGCGGCTGGAGGAAGAACTGCGACAGTTGCCCGAGCCGTACCGCACCACGGTCATCTTGCGCGACATTGAAGAGCTTTCCTACGAGGAGATTGCGGAAGTGCTGGGAGTTTCGCTGGGCACGGTGAAATCACGCTTGATGCGCGGGCGCGACGCGTTGCGAAAGCGGCTCCTGCGCTATGCCGGGGAGACGGCGCCGGAGAACAAGCGCCGCTCCACCGAGGATGACGCCGGCGCTGCCGCCGGCGAGCCCATCGAGGTTACGCCATGAAGTGCAAACAGGCCCGTTCGCTGTTCTCTCCCTGCCTAGACGGTGTGGTGACCGGGGCCCAGATGCTGGCCGTAGAGCGCCACCTGGACGTGTGTGCCCCGTGCAGGCTGGAATATCGCCAGTTGACCCGCACGCAGGCGCTGGTCCACGCCCTGGGACCGCGACGCGCGCCGGAAGCCCTGGCGCTGCAGTTGCGCGTGGCCCTCTCCCGCCGCTCCGCCGATACGTTGAGCCGGCGCCTCGCCGCCGGCATGGTGCGGCTGGAAAACGCCATCAACGGATTCCTGCTGCCTGCCACGGCCGGGCTGGTGAGCACGGTGCTGCTGTTCGGGCTGCTGGTGGGAATCTATCCGGTTCCGGCGCAGGCGGGCGCCAACGACGTCCCCACATTGCTCTACCTGCCGCCGCAACTGGAGGAGTCGCCCTTCGCCGCGGGAGTGAGCTCGCTGAACAGCGCGGATGCGCTGGTGGTGGAGACCTACGTGGACGCCAACGGCCGGGTACAGAACTATCGCATCCTGGCCGGTCCGGAGCAGGACGAAAAGCTGCGCGCCCAACTCAACAATGCGCTGATTTTCACCACCTTTCGTCCCGCCATGTCGTTCGGGCGTCCCACAGCAGGGCGCGTGGTGCTCTCTTTCTCCAAGGTGTCGGTGAAGGGATAAGGAGCTTGAGGCAAGGCAGTATTGCCCGCAATCGTGGGCTCGGCAAAGCTGACACCGCGCAGGCGCCTCAAGTTTGACCGGCGCGGGAGGGCTCCCGTACACTTGTTTTTCCCAATCTCCCACCCCAGGATCAACTTGCAGGAGGCGGTGCTGCGGCTTCTCCCTCGGTTCGTGCTGCTGGCGGGCCTGTGCGGCTTGCTCGCGCTCCCGTGTGGGGCACAGACCACCTCCAAGGTTTCACTCGACACCAGCGAAACGCTGTTCACGGTGCTGGCCGCCATCAATGCCTGCGGCTACGACCAGGAAGTCACAGCCTCCGATCCTGTGCGGCTGCAGGTTCGCGCCGAAGTGGCGGACGCCATCACCCGCTCCCCGCAGGCGGCCGCGGCGCACCGCCAGGTCTGCGACTTTTACCGCGACCACCAGCAGCCGGAGGCTTCGCGCACGCTGGCCCAGTATGTGTCCTTGGCCTTGTACCTCGACGGTCCGGCGGAGTTCGCGCCCAACGCGAAAGAAGCCGATTTCCCACCCGACGCGGCCTACGTTCTCGGCCTGGCGCCGTTGCTGAAGCCCTTCTACGCGGAAACCAACCTGGGCGCGATCTGGAAGAAGCACCAGCGCGAGTATGAGAGTTTCATCGAAGGCTACCACCAGCCGGTCTCACGCATGCTGCTGGAGACTGACGTCTACCTGAAGCTGCAGTTTGCCGGCTACCTGGGGCGGCGCTTCGTGGTGTACCTGGACCCGCTGGCCGCGCCCAGCCAGGTGAACGCGCGCAACTATGGTCCCAACTACTTCGTAGTGATTTCGCCGGCCGGGCCGCCGCGCATGGAGCAGGTGCGCCACACCTATCTGCATTATGTGCTCGACACCTTCACGCTCAAGCGGGCCAATGCCCTGGTGAAGTTGCAGCCTTTGCTGGAGGCGGTCAAGGCCGCGCCCATGGATGAGAGTTTCAAGCACGACGTAGGACTGCTGCTGATCGAGTCCTTGATCCGTGCTCTGGAAGCGCGCACCATGGTCCCCCCGGAGGACACACCCAAGAACAAGGTTCGCGAGGTGCGGGAGCGCAAGGCCGAGGATGCCGTGCGCGAAGGCTTCGTATTGGCACGCTATTTCTACAGCGCGCTGGAACGGTTCGAAGAGAGCCCGGTGGGCATCAAGGACGCCTTCGGTGACATGCTGCACGACTTGCCGGCGGAGGACGAGATCAAGCGCGCCCGCGAGGTGGAGTTTGCCGCCCAGGCGGCCCCGGAGGTAGTGCGCGCCTCGCGGCCCGGCGAAGTTTCCATGCTGGCACTGGCGGAGGACCGGCTGGCGCGGGGAGACACAGCCACGGCTCAGCAACTGGCCCGCCAGGCGCTGGAAATCCGCCGTGAAGACCCCGCGCACGCTCTGTTCGTGCTGGCCCGCGCCGCCACCCGCGACGGAAACATGGAAGGGGCACGCCTCTACTTTGAACGCACCCTCGAACTGGCCCGTGAGCCTCGTCTGGTAGCCTGGGCCCACATCTATCTCGGCAGGATCTTTGACCTGCAGGAGAACCGCGACGCCGCCGTTTCGCACTATCGCGCTGCGCTGGCCGCGGGTGACACCACGCCCGACACCCGGGCCGCTGCCGAACGAGGGCTGGCACAGCCCTACGAACCGCAGGCGGCCAGGCCGTAGGCCCGAACCCGTCCGGTGCTCGCGAGCGCCGACGCAAAGGAGATTTAAGGAGACCTCGCATGAAGAAATCATTCTCGATCATCATCCTGAGCCTGGTTCTGACGGCGGTGGCTGTAGCTCAGACCTACAGCGGCCAGCAACAAAAGCCTGCCGGCCAGGCCCCAGCCGGCAGCCAGCCCCAGGCCGGCGCCCAGCCCGCGCAGCCCGCACCGGCAACTGCGCCGGGACGCCGTGTGCTGCAGGCGCAGAGCGCCGAGGAGCAGGTTGCCTACCTGGCGGTGGT encodes the following:
- a CDS encoding anti-sigma factor: MKCKQARSLFSPCLDGVVTGAQMLAVERHLDVCAPCRLEYRQLTRTQALVHALGPRRAPEALALQLRVALSRRSADTLSRRLAAGMVRLENAINGFLLPATAGLVSTVLLFGLLVGIYPVPAQAGANDVPTLLYLPPQLEESPFAAGVSSLNSADALVVETYVDANGRVQNYRILAGPEQDEKLRAQLNNALIFTTFRPAMSFGRPTAGRVVLSFSKVSVKG
- a CDS encoding sigma-70 family RNA polymerase sigma factor translates to MGDIASALSGRAEEVAIVAGLKSGSEEAYEWLIARFHQPIYSLVYRIVHDPADAADTTQEVFLKVFRGIHSFQGNASLKTWIYRIAIREASNQRRWWYRHKGRETSIEPAEETGDSGFCACLRETLVDGSDSPLESAMHGEVRERLEEELRQLPEPYRTTVILRDIEELSYEEIAEVLGVSLGTVKSRLMRGRDALRKRLLRYAGETAPENKRRSTEDDAGAAAGEPIEVTP
- a CDS encoding PilZ domain-containing protein, with product MASQGTICIAPGNLQRWRAEAIMLDSRAEQRGLRRYALRMQVTVRWSFGSTGGTVLALVRDISENGVFLFLDSRIPEGANIEFMLSLPTELAGDTQSAFWCKGRVVRVEAPLGAKAGIGARIEQRKKVPKESKLYQVESVSPSDAPLGGMVKGMSRSSKSSGRQATPAPPVSQAHHSEAGLLFFAALMVLAAGLLFSVFMPTPSANQTVQLAVEADPKAKVWVHTRTGQYYCQDTPEYGKLDPGKTMNQHDARAAYYRPAAGVCQ
- a CDS encoding DEAD/DEAH box helicase, with amino-acid sequence MSPGSDMGWAHPLVREWFLERFGSPTEPQEQGWPHILAGHATLISAPTGSGKTLAAFLACIDRLVRKALAGNLHDRTEVLYISPLKALGNDIQKNLEVPLGEILQRAGERGLLMPEIRTAVRTGDTLAHERRAMLRRPPHILVTTPESLYILLTAEGSRAVLKDVETVIVDEIHAVADDKRGAHLSLSLERLEALTKRRPVRIGLSATQKPIELVAQFLAGSERPLPAIVNIGHRRAMDLGVEVPGMPLGPVASNEMWDELYDRIAELVGEHRSTLLFVNTRRLAERVSHNLVEKLGEEAVAAHHGSLSRKLRLAAEKRLKEGQAKVVVATASLELGIDIGTVDLVCQIGSPRAIAVALQRAGRSGHWRGAVPKARFFVTTRDELVECAALVRSIRLGELDRLEVPDAPLDILAQQLVAASAVEDWREDDLYALARRAYPYRELGREEFDAVLEMLGEGVASRRGRYGAYLHRDRVHGRVKARRGGRLAAITSGGAIPDNALYSVIAEPEGTPVGTVDEDFAVESMKGDIMLLGNTSWRIRRIESTGRVLVEDAHGAPPNIPFWRGEAPARTAELSAQVAELRERVSEMVPERATQAVEWLKGECGLDDAGAEQIVAYIVEGRAVLGAVPTQTTIIAERFFDEGGGMQLVIHAPFGGRINKAWGLALRKRFCRSFNFELQAAATDEGLNIALAEQHSFPLADVFQYLHVETVKEVLEQAALASPIFAARWRWDAMRSLALLRFSGGRKVPPQIQRMRSDDLLASVFPDVAACQENITGDIRIPDHPLVREVMKDVLTEALDLEGLRAVLRGMASGAIRTLAVDTVAPSAFSHQILNANPYAFLDDAPLEERRARAVEMRRVLPDSVLAEVGRLDPAAIAQVREDAWPEVRDADELHDALYTLLALPEETRSPAGQPIVERWGGYFDTLVACDRAGRAVAAGRAYWVATERARTFAILFPEARFERPLPEIAGEASSRDDALLALVTGWMQHSGPTTSSELALALGLEEREVEQQMLRLEAAGTILRGSFRNHQTTPSPNQPIPHEWCDRRLLARIHQLTLGTLRKQIEPVTAAQFLRWLLRWQHLADGAQLRGERGVLEAVRQLQGFEIPANAWEPQVLARRVAGYDPKALDQLCLTGAVGWGRLSPHPATLEDSAAGRRRVVPTSVAPITFFVREEADWMLPRRPEEDQGTGLSHGAQELLGYLRQRGASFFADLVRGTGRLKAEVETALWELVAAGLVTADGFDNLRALIDPKRRSGHGAGRVARPRHSTGRWSLLYAGENADRVRAVEATCRMLLQRYGVVFRDLLARETIVPKWRELLDAFRRLEARGEVRGGRFVSGFLGEQFALPVAVDSLRATRKLEPSGETIVVSAADPLNLVGILVPGERVPAVSGRFVTYCDGVPVEAEARESGARAGD
- a CDS encoding DUF4440 domain-containing protein; this translates as MRRVLLIVLLAAVASLGLAQQADSSAADEVIAVTKAQWKAEMRKDLAGAWKNIADDYTEFNDEYPTRLDGKTINHRLAEANLGSPGRLMAAEMANEKVQMYGDVAILTYNFIGAAANKDGVVEPTRAKSTRVYVKKDGQWMLVHANFAAAR
- a CDS encoding tetratricopeptide repeat protein yields the protein MLRLLPRFVLLAGLCGLLALPCGAQTTSKVSLDTSETLFTVLAAINACGYDQEVTASDPVRLQVRAEVADAITRSPQAAAAHRQVCDFYRDHQQPEASRTLAQYVSLALYLDGPAEFAPNAKEADFPPDAAYVLGLAPLLKPFYAETNLGAIWKKHQREYESFIEGYHQPVSRMLLETDVYLKLQFAGYLGRRFVVYLDPLAAPSQVNARNYGPNYFVVISPAGPPRMEQVRHTYLHYVLDTFTLKRANALVKLQPLLEAVKAAPMDESFKHDVGLLLIESLIRALEARTMVPPEDTPKNKVREVRERKAEDAVREGFVLARYFYSALERFEESPVGIKDAFGDMLHDLPAEDEIKRAREVEFAAQAAPEVVRASRPGEVSMLALAEDRLARGDTATAQQLARQALEIRREDPAHALFVLARAATRDGNMEGARLYFERTLELAREPRLVAWAHIYLGRIFDLQENRDAAVSHYRAALAAGDTTPDTRAAAERGLAQPYEPQAARP